The Toxorhynchites rutilus septentrionalis strain SRP chromosome 3, ASM2978413v1, whole genome shotgun sequence genome includes a region encoding these proteins:
- the LOC129777744 gene encoding protein slowmo produces the protein MKIWTSEHVFNHPWEKVAQAAWQKYPNPINTAVIGTDVVERRVVDGVLHTHRLVSSKWYFPQWAQKLIGSPNVCYAREQSTVDPSKRLMTLKTINLTFGSFLSVYETVSYVPHPTDPSKTLLKQEATVQVEGVPLNRYMEDVLTKNISTNAGKGRQGLEWVIGKLNSEVKELATSAASSTNEILTQTKKSLDDITDQARKSMDELSATAQKIHI, from the exons atgaaaatctggACCTCAGAGCACGTATTCAA TCACCCGTGGGAAAAGGTGGCTCAGGCTGCCTGGCAAAAGTACCCGAACCCAATCAATACAGCGGTTATCGGCACGGATGTGGTCGAGCGGCGGGTTGTGGACGGTGTGTTGCATACGCATCGTCTCGTCAGTTCCAAATGGTATTTCCCACAGTGGGCACAGAAG CTAATTGGATCTCCCAATGTGTGTTACGCTCGCGAGCAGTCCACGGTGGACCCGTCAAAACGACTGATGACCCTCAAAACCATCAACCTGACCTTCGGTAGCTTTCTGTCGGTGTACGAGACGGTCAGCTACGTGCCACATCCGACCGATCCGAGCAAAACGCTACTCAAGCAGGAAGCCACCGTACAGGTCGAAGGTGTGCCCCTGAATCGGTACATGGAAGATGTTCTCACGAAGAATATCAGCACGAACGCGGGCAAGGGTCGCCAAGGGCTCGAGTGGGTGATAGGGAAGCTAAACTCGGAG GTAAAAGAATTGGCTACCTCGGCAGCTAGTAGCACGAACGAAATCCTCACCCAGACGAAAAAGTCCTTGGACGATATCACGGACCAAGCGCGGAAGAGTATGGATGAGCTCAGTGCGACGGCCCAAAAAATCCACATATAG